The proteins below come from a single Mycobacterium parmense genomic window:
- a CDS encoding SpoIIE family protein phosphatase — protein sequence MSGRERRTPPGTAQDPAADDFVPVGTPIDLDSCAREPIHIPGSVQPRGVLAVVREPGFEVRQVSANVTELLGRSVDDVLGRHLSALTGAEQGARLEQAASTFGDLSQRNPVECVIDVAGEPRAFDAILHREPGGVLLVELEIAYGERPYSFPNTYQAVRSSVEELNRASTLEELYDTAARAVRDLTGFDRVMVYRYDEDYNGEVVAESKREDLNSFLGLHYPSTDIPAQARAMYEQNWIRLISDVGYTPAPLVPAIDPAVGAPQDLTFATLRSVSPIHIEYLHNMGVQASMSISLLRHGRLWGLIACHHYAGPHLPPFGTRAAAEFLGSTLSLRLVERFEGDELHKRLAAQSVLAKLTAAILDDGESVAAALFGAPDLLDLVPADGIAVFIQGEEQTRGSAPPPHVVSAVAAWARGAGDQIASSECLRRELPGLDLDPQVAAGALALNLPDGHYAIWFRREVLRSVDWGGDPQNKAIAVSEDGREIRLSPRKSFDRWREIVRERSQSWTSSETESAEALRRHLVESLYRRTRGALRVAETLQRSLLPESIPSLRSWQLSAHYEPSAGGNVGGDWYDAFELPDGRLIVLIGDVAGHGITAAGTMAQLRNALRAQLFSGAEPARALSQLNDFCVHMMYRAFATVIAARVDLSSGRVEAASAGHLLPFLTNPAAGAVPRAAPIPVSRHQRRGVRAEHVHHPARGGHGHVLRRPGGTSRRAYRRRPRPAGRTPRQGGGRIGDGDRRGDGRAVGGQHRRRRHDRQSAPAVMFSRGRVGPP from the coding sequence GTGAGCGGCCGCGAAAGGCGGACTCCGCCAGGCACTGCACAGGATCCGGCCGCGGACGACTTCGTCCCGGTCGGCACGCCGATCGACCTCGACAGCTGTGCCCGCGAACCGATCCACATCCCGGGCAGCGTCCAGCCGCGCGGCGTTCTCGCGGTGGTCCGCGAGCCCGGCTTCGAGGTCCGTCAGGTCAGTGCCAACGTCACCGAGCTGCTCGGCCGCTCGGTCGACGACGTGCTGGGCCGCCACCTGTCGGCCTTGACGGGCGCCGAGCAGGGTGCCCGCCTCGAGCAGGCGGCGTCGACCTTCGGTGATCTCAGCCAGCGCAACCCGGTGGAGTGCGTGATCGACGTCGCCGGCGAGCCGCGGGCGTTCGACGCGATATTGCACCGCGAGCCGGGCGGTGTCCTCCTGGTGGAGTTGGAGATCGCCTATGGCGAACGGCCGTACTCCTTCCCGAACACCTACCAGGCCGTGCGCAGCTCGGTGGAGGAACTGAACCGGGCGTCGACCCTCGAGGAGTTGTACGACACGGCCGCGCGCGCCGTCCGCGACCTCACCGGCTTCGACCGCGTCATGGTGTACCGCTACGACGAGGACTACAACGGCGAGGTGGTCGCCGAGTCCAAGCGCGAGGACCTCAATTCCTTTCTGGGTCTGCATTATCCGTCGACCGACATCCCGGCGCAGGCGCGGGCGATGTACGAGCAGAACTGGATCCGGCTCATCTCGGACGTCGGCTACACGCCCGCGCCGCTGGTGCCGGCGATCGACCCGGCGGTCGGCGCGCCGCAGGACCTCACCTTCGCCACGCTGCGCAGCGTCTCGCCCATCCACATCGAGTACCTGCACAACATGGGAGTTCAGGCGTCGATGTCGATCTCGTTGCTGCGGCACGGGCGGCTCTGGGGACTGATCGCCTGCCACCACTACGCCGGTCCGCATCTGCCGCCGTTCGGCACGCGGGCGGCGGCCGAATTCCTCGGCTCGACCCTGTCGCTGCGGCTCGTCGAGCGGTTCGAGGGCGACGAACTGCACAAGCGGCTGGCCGCACAGTCGGTGCTGGCCAAGCTGACCGCCGCGATCCTGGACGACGGCGAATCGGTCGCCGCGGCGCTGTTCGGTGCGCCCGACCTGTTAGACCTGGTGCCCGCCGACGGGATCGCCGTTTTCATCCAGGGCGAGGAGCAGACTCGCGGGTCGGCTCCGCCGCCACACGTCGTATCCGCCGTCGCGGCGTGGGCGCGCGGCGCGGGCGACCAGATCGCGAGCAGCGAATGCCTGCGCCGCGAGCTGCCCGGACTTGACCTCGACCCGCAGGTGGCCGCGGGAGCGCTGGCGCTCAATCTGCCCGACGGGCATTACGCCATCTGGTTCAGGCGCGAGGTGCTGCGCTCGGTCGACTGGGGCGGCGACCCGCAGAACAAGGCCATCGCGGTCAGCGAGGACGGCCGCGAGATCCGGCTCAGCCCGCGTAAGTCGTTCGACCGGTGGCGCGAGATCGTCCGGGAGCGCAGCCAGTCGTGGACATCGAGCGAGACCGAGTCGGCGGAGGCGCTGCGGCGCCACCTTGTCGAGTCGCTGTACCGGCGCACCCGGGGTGCGCTGCGGGTGGCCGAGACGCTGCAGCGCAGCTTGCTGCCCGAGTCGATCCCGTCGCTGCGCAGCTGGCAGCTGTCCGCGCACTACGAGCCGTCCGCGGGGGGCAACGTGGGCGGTGACTGGTACGACGCGTTCGAGTTGCCCGACGGCCGCCTGATCGTGCTGATCGGCGACGTCGCCGGGCACGGGATCACCGCGGCCGGAACCATGGCGCAGCTCCGCAATGCCCTACGCGCCCAGCTGTTCTCGGGCGCCGAGCCGGCCAGGGCGCTGAGCCAGCTCAACGATTTCTGCGTGCACATGATGTACCGGGCGTTCGCCACCGTCATCGCCGCGCGGGTGGATCTCAGCTCGGGGCGGGTCGAGGCGGCGTCCGCCGGCCACCTGTTGCCCTTCCTGACGAACCCGGCGGCCGGCGCCGTCCCGCGGGCGGCACCGATCCCCGTCTCTCGGCATCAGCGGCGTGGCGTACGCGCCGAGCACGTTCACCATCCGGCCCGGGGAGGGCATGGTCATGTTCTCCGACGGCCTGGTGGAACGTCGCGGCGAGCCTATCGACGACGGCCTCGACCGGCTGGCCGCACTCCTCGGCAGGGCGGGGGACGTATCGGCGACGGGGATCGCCGAGGCGATGGCCGGGCCGTTGGGGGGCAACACCGACGACGACGTCACGATCGTCAGTCTGCGCCGGCCGTGATGTTCAGCCGTGGCCGAGTTGGACCGCCTTGA
- a CDS encoding NRAMP family divalent metal transporter yields the protein MLDTAHLGDIEGAFGRISVGESEHGRTWKTRLLTLLAIVGPGIIVMVGDNDAGGVATYAQAGQNYGYSLLWVLLLLIPVLIVNQEMVVRLGAVTGVGHARLINERFGRGWGWFSVGDLFLLNFLTIVTEFIGISLAAEYIGVSKYVVVPISALALVAIMASGSFRRWERAMFVFIAVTLLQIPMLLMSHPQWGQAVKSFVIPSISGGISSDAVLLIIAIVGTTVAPWQLFFQQSNVVDKRITPRFMAYERADTVLGAFVVVVGAAALVMTGEWAARSTNTTGGFTDAGAVAHLLGQNRAALGNIFAIVLMDASIIGAAAVTLATSYAFGDVFGLKHSLHRGFADAKQFYLSYTAMVALAAGIVLIPGAPLGLITTAVQALAGLLLPSASVFLLLLCNDREVLGPWVNRTWLNWLAGVIVGVLLLLSGILMATTLFPKIDVVAVAGYLALVMVVGGVAAGPALRWMSRRQPSAPRPQPPARPVDRSTWRMPPLTLLEPVTWSPGTRLAMIALRSYLVAGALLLVVKAVQLGHG from the coding sequence GTGCTCGACACCGCACACCTGGGCGACATCGAGGGCGCGTTCGGGCGCATCAGCGTCGGCGAGAGCGAGCACGGCCGCACCTGGAAGACGCGCCTGCTCACCCTGTTGGCCATCGTCGGCCCCGGCATCATCGTCATGGTCGGCGACAACGACGCCGGCGGCGTGGCCACCTACGCGCAGGCCGGTCAGAACTACGGTTACTCACTGCTGTGGGTGCTGCTGCTGCTCATCCCGGTGCTGATCGTCAACCAGGAGATGGTGGTGCGGCTCGGCGCGGTCACGGGCGTGGGCCATGCCCGGTTGATCAACGAACGTTTCGGCCGCGGCTGGGGATGGTTCTCCGTCGGTGACCTCTTCCTGCTCAACTTCTTGACCATCGTCACCGAGTTCATCGGCATCAGCCTGGCCGCCGAGTACATCGGGGTCTCCAAATACGTCGTGGTGCCCATCTCTGCGCTGGCACTCGTCGCGATCATGGCGAGCGGCAGCTTCCGGCGGTGGGAGCGGGCGATGTTCGTCTTCATCGCCGTCACCCTGCTGCAGATCCCGATGCTGCTGATGTCTCACCCGCAATGGGGCCAAGCGGTCAAATCCTTTGTGATACCGAGCATTTCGGGCGGCATCAGCTCCGATGCGGTGCTGTTGATCATCGCCATCGTCGGCACCACCGTGGCGCCCTGGCAGCTGTTTTTCCAGCAGTCCAACGTCGTCGACAAGCGCATCACCCCACGGTTCATGGCCTACGAACGCGCCGACACCGTGCTGGGGGCCTTCGTCGTGGTCGTCGGCGCCGCGGCGCTGGTGATGACCGGCGAGTGGGCGGCGCGTTCCACGAACACCACGGGCGGTTTCACCGACGCCGGCGCCGTCGCCCACCTGCTCGGCCAGAACCGCGCGGCGCTGGGCAACATCTTCGCGATCGTGCTCATGGACGCCTCGATCATCGGCGCCGCCGCGGTGACTCTGGCCACCAGTTATGCGTTCGGCGACGTCTTCGGGCTCAAGCATTCGCTGCACCGCGGCTTCGCCGACGCCAAGCAGTTCTACCTGTCCTACACGGCGATGGTGGCGCTGGCGGCGGGGATCGTGTTGATTCCGGGCGCACCGCTCGGGTTGATCACCACCGCGGTGCAGGCACTGGCCGGCCTGCTGTTGCCCAGCGCCAGCGTGTTTCTGCTGCTGTTGTGCAATGACCGCGAGGTGCTGGGCCCCTGGGTCAACCGAACCTGGCTCAACTGGCTGGCCGGCGTGATCGTGGGTGTCCTGCTGTTGCTGTCCGGAATCCTGATGGCCACCACGCTATTTCCCAAGATCGACGTTGTCGCGGTCGCGGGCTATCTGGCGCTGGTCATGGTCGTCGGCGGCGTGGCTGCTGGACCGGCGTTGCGCTGGATGAGCCGGCGTCAGCCGTCGGCACCGAGACCGCAACCGCCGGCGCGGCCCGTCGACCGCAGCACCTGGCGGATGCCGCCGCTGACCCTGCTCGAACCGGTCACGTGGTCCCCCGGGACCCGGCTCGCCATGATCGCGCTGCGCAGTTACCTGGTGGCCGGCGCACTGCTGCTGGTGGTCAAGGCGGTCCAACTCGGCCACGGCTGA
- a CDS encoding magnesium transporter MgtE N-terminal domain-containing protein yields the protein MSTSEKAARSKGRSTVMHLSQLLRATVQARSGETVGRVEDVIVRLSGGDEYPVVTGIVAGVGGRRVFIGDKSIDEYGTDRVVLGRNKVNLRSFERRDGEVLLRADVLGHRLIDVAAMELVRAYDVELEKTGAGWVVARLDTRRPPRLFGLIKHSGGHAARDWKAFEPLIGHARSDAVRRLSDRFGEFKAAEIADLLEEADKDEGGEILDRVHSDPELEADVFEELDPEKASRLLDGKPDDEVAALLGRMRADDAADAIADLRQSRRRRVLELMPAPQRTKVITLMGFNPESAGGLMNVDFVSCTATTTAGAALALVAGARAIQPEALIKVHIVDDDKRLDGVASIITLLQADPHQNISELMDSDPVRVTATADLTDIALLMADFNLYSIPVVDDEDRVLGVVTVDDVLEATIPEDWRRREPAPRPIREIAAPEAHTDGNPSTPLPGGITP from the coding sequence GTGAGCACATCGGAGAAGGCAGCCAGATCCAAGGGCCGGTCGACGGTCATGCACCTCTCACAGCTGCTTCGTGCGACCGTGCAGGCCCGCTCCGGCGAGACGGTGGGCCGCGTGGAAGACGTGATCGTGCGCCTCAGCGGCGGCGACGAGTACCCCGTGGTGACCGGGATCGTGGCCGGGGTCGGCGGTCGGCGGGTATTCATCGGCGACAAATCCATCGACGAGTACGGCACGGACCGTGTGGTATTGGGCAGGAACAAGGTCAACCTGCGCAGCTTCGAACGCCGCGACGGCGAGGTGCTGCTGCGCGCCGACGTGCTGGGACACCGGCTGATCGACGTGGCCGCAATGGAGTTGGTGCGCGCCTACGACGTCGAGCTCGAAAAGACCGGCGCCGGCTGGGTGGTGGCGCGGCTCGACACGCGCCGTCCCCCGCGTTTGTTCGGGCTGATCAAGCACTCCGGCGGGCACGCGGCGCGCGACTGGAAGGCCTTCGAACCGCTGATCGGCCATGCCCGATCCGACGCCGTGCGGCGCCTGTCGGACCGCTTCGGCGAATTCAAGGCCGCCGAAATCGCCGACCTGCTCGAGGAAGCCGACAAGGACGAGGGCGGCGAGATCCTCGACCGCGTCCACAGCGACCCCGAGCTGGAAGCCGACGTCTTCGAGGAACTCGACCCCGAGAAGGCCAGCCGGCTCCTGGACGGCAAGCCCGACGACGAGGTCGCCGCGCTGCTGGGCCGGATGCGCGCCGACGACGCCGCCGACGCGATCGCGGACCTGCGCCAGTCACGCCGCCGGCGCGTGCTGGAGCTGATGCCGGCCCCGCAGCGCACCAAGGTCATCACCCTGATGGGCTTCAACCCCGAAAGCGCCGGCGGTCTGATGAACGTCGACTTCGTCTCGTGCACCGCCACCACCACGGCGGGCGCGGCGCTGGCCCTCGTCGCGGGCGCCCGCGCCATCCAGCCCGAGGCGCTCATCAAAGTGCACATCGTCGATGACGACAAGCGCCTCGACGGGGTGGCGTCGATCATCACCCTGCTGCAGGCCGACCCCCACCAAAACATCAGCGAGCTCATGGATTCCGACCCCGTCCGGGTCACCGCGACGGCCGACCTGACCGACATCGCGCTGTTGATGGCCGACTTCAACCTCTACTCGATCCCGGTGGTCGACGACGAGGACCGCGTGCTCGGCGTGGTCACCGTCGACGACGTGCTGGAAGCCACCATTCCCGAGGACTGGCGCCGCCGCGAACCCGCCCCGCGCCCCATCCGCGAAATCGCCGCACCCGAAGCGCATACCGACGGCAACCCCAGCACGCCGCTGCCCGGCGGGATCACGCCGTGA
- a CDS encoding DMT family transporter, whose product MGRTDAAAALAVAAALMVGVGDVLQQRSAQQVTDKPVGTVALFRRLLRDRRWWTGSLVAGAGFGLQAAALGLGSVVLVQALLVTSLLFALVISAAVNHRKITRGQAIWAALLGAAVTVVVTVGDPGAGRPQGTPKTWAIVLAVMGPALVLCLIGARLFPGRVGALLLGLVSGSLWGLFSVLTKSVVDQLDHGLPALLREPEVYAWVVVAIAATAWEQSAFRAGPLTASLPAVTIAEPAVGSALGVAVLGETLNAGSAGMAALGVSAAVMVAATVALARSQAAGSVPADDSTATGMKRAGAAE is encoded by the coding sequence GTGGGCAGGACGGACGCGGCGGCAGCCCTGGCGGTGGCGGCCGCTCTGATGGTCGGGGTGGGAGACGTTCTCCAGCAGCGGTCCGCCCAGCAGGTCACCGACAAACCGGTCGGCACCGTCGCCCTGTTCCGCCGCCTGCTGCGCGATCGGCGGTGGTGGACCGGCAGCTTGGTGGCCGGCGCCGGATTCGGTCTGCAGGCCGCCGCGCTGGGGTTGGGGTCGGTGGTGCTCGTGCAGGCGCTGCTGGTGACCTCGTTGCTGTTCGCCCTGGTCATCAGCGCAGCGGTTAACCATCGCAAAATCACTCGCGGGCAAGCGATTTGGGCGGCGTTGTTGGGCGCCGCCGTCACGGTGGTGGTCACCGTCGGCGACCCCGGGGCCGGGCGCCCCCAGGGCACGCCGAAGACGTGGGCCATCGTGCTCGCGGTCATGGGCCCGGCGCTGGTCCTGTGCCTGATCGGCGCCCGCCTGTTCCCCGGGCGGGTGGGCGCGCTCCTGCTGGGGTTGGTGTCGGGTTCGTTGTGGGGCCTCTTCTCGGTGCTGACCAAGAGCGTGGTCGACCAACTCGACCATGGCCTGCCGGCGCTGCTGCGCGAGCCCGAGGTTTACGCATGGGTGGTCGTGGCGATCGCCGCCACGGCGTGGGAGCAGTCGGCGTTCCGGGCGGGCCCGCTGACCGCGTCGCTGCCCGCGGTCACCATCGCCGAGCCTGCCGTCGGATCAGCGCTCGGCGTCGCCGTACTGGGCGAGACGCTCAACGCCGGCAGCGCCGGGATGGCGGCGCTGGGAGTATCGGCGGCGGTGATGGTCGCGGCGACGGTGGCGCTGGCCCGCAGCCAGGCCGCCGGTTCGGTGCCCGCGGACGACAGCACCGCGACGGGCATGAAGCGGGCCGGGGCCGCGGAATGA
- a CDS encoding TIGR03086 family metal-binding protein codes for MNDVTPRTDALAAEAFDLLVDAVDRVPAGTWEQPSNLEGWTMRDLVGHVTGSAAKIVTLVEDGEVWLRPSEPAEWFCDDPAGRLRELAARLQDALPGADLDGMRVSPEGQVPLRRALAYPVSDLALHTWDIQRSQGRMVELPGSLLALCRSLVDSVPQAALRRPGGFGPERTAPDDATPTARLMAFLGRSVTD; via the coding sequence ATGAACGACGTGACCCCGCGAACGGACGCGTTGGCCGCCGAGGCGTTCGACCTGCTCGTCGACGCGGTGGACCGGGTCCCGGCGGGGACCTGGGAACAGCCGTCCAACCTCGAGGGCTGGACGATGCGCGACCTGGTGGGTCACGTCACCGGCAGCGCCGCGAAGATCGTCACGCTCGTTGAGGACGGCGAGGTGTGGCTGCGCCCCTCCGAGCCCGCGGAGTGGTTCTGCGACGACCCCGCGGGCCGCCTCCGCGAATTGGCCGCGCGGCTGCAGGACGCCCTGCCCGGCGCCGACCTCGACGGCATGCGGGTGTCGCCGGAGGGGCAGGTGCCGCTGCGCCGGGCGTTGGCCTATCCGGTGTCCGACCTGGCCCTGCACACCTGGGACATTCAACGCTCGCAGGGGCGGATGGTCGAGCTGCCCGGGAGCCTGCTGGCCCTGTGCCGTTCGCTGGTGGATTCGGTGCCGCAGGCCGCCTTGCGCCGGCCCGGCGGCTTCGGGCCGGAGCGCACCGCCCCCGACGACGCGACACCGACTGCGCGCCTGATGGCGTTCCTCGGGCGCTCGGTCACCGACTAG
- a CDS encoding DoxX family protein, whose translation MTTTSVAEREAARTAALRVAAMLIGIGTLHFAAPKPFDTIVPVELPGDARFYTYASGVAEIATGALLVPRRTRRSAALAAAALFIGVFPANVNMCRLWWGKPWPMRIAALARLPLQIPMITTALKIRRNS comes from the coding sequence ATGACAACCACATCCGTAGCCGAGCGCGAGGCCGCCCGCACGGCGGCCCTGAGGGTCGCCGCGATGCTGATCGGCATCGGCACCCTGCACTTCGCCGCGCCGAAGCCGTTCGACACCATCGTCCCGGTCGAATTGCCCGGGGACGCCCGCTTCTACACCTACGCCTCGGGCGTCGCCGAAATCGCCACCGGGGCGTTGCTGGTGCCGCGACGCACCCGCCGATCGGCCGCGCTCGCGGCCGCCGCCCTGTTCATCGGGGTCTTCCCGGCCAATGTCAACATGTGCCGGCTGTGGTGGGGCAAGCCGTGGCCGATGCGTATCGCCGCACTGGCGCGGTTGCCGCTGCAGATTCCGATGATCACCACCGCGCTCAAGATCAGGCGCAACAGCTAG
- a CDS encoding NDMA-dependent alcohol dehydrogenase: MKTKGALVWDVNEPWTVDEIEIGDPRRGEVKVQLETAGLCHSDHHLLTGDFPIPSFPVLGGHEGAGTIVELGPGVEHLAVGDHVVMSFIPSCGTCKPCQVGLRNLCDLGMGLLSGASVCDGSFRVKARGRDVIPMSLLGTFAPYVVVHHTSVVKVDPALPFDVACLVGCGVTTGYGSAVRSAAVAPGEDVAIVGIGGVGVAALQGARIAGARRVFAIDPVEWKREQALKFGATEAFADVGGAAAAIAEITWGAMCRKVIVTVGHCEGRDVEAWMGLTAKGGTCVVTAMGNVMATDVTLNLAGLTLLQKSLQGSLFGGGNPQHDIPAILELYRLGQINLDDMVTREYTLEQINDGYRDMLEGRNIRGIIRYTDADRA, encoded by the coding sequence TTGAAAACCAAAGGCGCCCTGGTCTGGGATGTGAACGAACCTTGGACCGTCGACGAGATCGAGATCGGCGATCCCCGCCGCGGTGAGGTGAAGGTCCAACTCGAGACCGCCGGGCTCTGCCACTCCGATCACCACCTGCTGACCGGCGACTTCCCGATCCCGAGCTTCCCCGTGCTGGGCGGGCACGAGGGCGCGGGGACCATCGTCGAGCTCGGGCCGGGCGTCGAGCACCTGGCCGTGGGCGACCACGTCGTCATGTCCTTCATCCCCTCGTGCGGCACCTGCAAACCCTGCCAGGTCGGGCTGCGCAACCTGTGCGACCTGGGCATGGGCCTGCTCTCGGGTGCGTCGGTGTGTGACGGGTCGTTCCGGGTGAAGGCCAGGGGCCGCGACGTGATACCGATGTCGTTGCTGGGGACGTTCGCGCCCTACGTGGTGGTGCACCACACTTCGGTGGTCAAGGTCGACCCGGCGCTGCCCTTCGACGTCGCATGCCTGGTGGGCTGCGGGGTCACCACCGGCTACGGCTCGGCGGTGCGCAGCGCCGCCGTCGCGCCCGGCGAAGACGTCGCGATCGTCGGCATCGGGGGCGTCGGCGTCGCGGCGCTGCAGGGCGCCCGGATCGCGGGCGCCCGCCGCGTGTTCGCCATCGACCCGGTCGAGTGGAAACGCGAGCAGGCCCTGAAGTTCGGCGCCACCGAGGCGTTCGCGGACGTCGGCGGCGCCGCCGCGGCAATCGCCGAAATCACCTGGGGCGCAATGTGCCGCAAGGTGATCGTCACGGTCGGCCACTGCGAGGGCCGGGACGTCGAGGCGTGGATGGGCCTGACCGCCAAGGGCGGCACGTGCGTGGTGACCGCCATGGGCAACGTCATGGCCACCGACGTCACCCTCAACCTGGCGGGGCTCACGCTGCTGCAGAAAAGCCTGCAGGGCAGCCTATTTGGCGGCGGAAATCCTCAGCACGACATTCCCGCGATCCTCGAGCTGTACCGGCTGGGCCAGATCAACCTCGACGACATGGTGACGCGCGAGTACACCCTCGAGCAGATCAACGACGGCTACCGCGACATGCTCGAGGGCCGCAACATTCGCGGCATCATCCGCTACACCGACGCCGACCGGGCTTGA
- a CDS encoding thiolase family protein → MATPVIVGAVRTAIGRSFKGTLVNTPPETLITAVLPEVVRRSGVDPTAIDDIIFAESHYGGGDLARYAATATGMEDIPGQSVNRHCAGSLTAIGNAAAQIGSGMERVLIAGGVQSLSMTPLTNWRIPGPELKFEERWMPPTHVETPDAPAKDMSITVGWNTARSAGITREEMDAWAARSHQRAIAAMDAGKFAEEILPLKITQPDGSVTEFCVDEHPRRDTTAEKLAGLKVLHPEIEGFSITAGNSSGTNDAAAAVALVDRDYAAAENLSVMGTVRAWAAAGVPPRDCGLGALKVIGKVLQRAGLSVDDVALWEINEAFASVPIAACREYGIDEEKVNFSGSGCSLGHPIAASGARMVTTLAYELARRGGGIGVAAMCAGGGQGGAVVIEV, encoded by the coding sequence ATGGCTACACCCGTGATCGTCGGTGCCGTTCGGACGGCGATCGGCCGCTCCTTCAAGGGCACGCTGGTCAACACGCCGCCCGAGACCCTGATCACCGCGGTGCTCCCCGAGGTGGTGCGCAGGTCCGGCGTCGACCCGACGGCCATCGACGACATCATCTTCGCCGAATCACACTATGGTGGAGGTGATTTGGCGCGTTATGCCGCCACCGCGACGGGCATGGAGGACATTCCGGGCCAGTCGGTGAACCGGCACTGCGCGGGCAGCCTCACCGCCATCGGAAACGCCGCGGCGCAGATCGGCTCCGGCATGGAGCGCGTGCTCATCGCCGGTGGTGTGCAGTCGCTGTCGATGACGCCGCTGACCAATTGGCGCATCCCCGGCCCTGAGCTGAAGTTCGAAGAGCGCTGGATGCCACCCACCCACGTCGAGACCCCCGACGCGCCCGCCAAGGACATGTCGATCACGGTGGGCTGGAACACCGCCCGATCCGCGGGCATCACGCGCGAGGAGATGGACGCCTGGGCGGCGCGTTCACACCAGCGAGCCATCGCGGCCATGGACGCCGGCAAGTTCGCCGAGGAGATCCTGCCGCTGAAGATCACCCAGCCCGACGGCTCGGTGACCGAGTTCTGCGTCGACGAGCACCCGCGTCGGGACACCACCGCCGAGAAGCTCGCCGGGCTCAAGGTGCTGCACCCCGAGATCGAGGGGTTCTCGATCACAGCGGGCAACAGCAGCGGCACCAACGACGCCGCCGCGGCGGTCGCCCTGGTCGACCGTGACTATGCGGCCGCCGAGAACCTCAGCGTGATGGGCACGGTGCGGGCCTGGGCCGCGGCGGGCGTGCCGCCCCGGGACTGCGGGCTGGGCGCCCTCAAGGTGATCGGTAAGGTGCTGCAGCGGGCCGGCCTGTCCGTCGACGATGTGGCGCTGTGGGAGATCAACGAGGCGTTCGCCTCGGTGCCGATCGCGGCGTGCCGCGAGTACGGGATCGACGAGGAGAAGGTGAACTTCTCGGGCAGCGGCTGCAGCCTCGGTCACCCCATCGCCGCGTCGGGTGCGCGCATGGTCACCACATTGGCCTACGAGCTGGCCCGCCGCGGCGGCGGCATCGGCGTGGCGGCCATGTGTGCCGGCGGTGGCCAGGGCGGTGCCGTCGTCATCGAGGTCTGA
- a CDS encoding 3'(2'),5'-bisphosphate nucleotidase CysQ — protein sequence MSDHELAARLATEAGRLLLGVREEFADADAGERKAAGDKRSHDFLMEALTRERPGDAVLSEEGADDPVRLRSERVWIVDPLDGTREFSELGRDDWAVHVALWQAGELVAGAVALPAQGRTLATPQVDAPPAAPDQPRIVVSRTRPPAIALAVREALDGVLVEMGSAGAKVASIVQGLSDVYVHAGGQFEWDSAAPVAVARAAGLHTSRIDGSALAYNQPDPKLPDLVVCRPELAHAVLAVTG from the coding sequence ATGAGTGACCACGAACTGGCCGCACGGTTGGCCACCGAGGCGGGGCGGCTCCTGCTGGGAGTGCGCGAGGAGTTTGCCGATGCCGACGCCGGCGAGCGGAAAGCGGCGGGGGACAAGCGTTCCCACGATTTCTTGATGGAGGCGCTCACCAGGGAGCGCCCGGGCGACGCGGTGCTGTCGGAGGAGGGCGCCGACGATCCGGTGCGCCTGCGTTCCGAGCGCGTGTGGATCGTCGACCCGCTGGACGGCACCAGGGAGTTCTCCGAGCTCGGGCGCGACGACTGGGCCGTGCACGTGGCGTTATGGCAGGCCGGCGAGCTGGTCGCGGGCGCGGTGGCGCTGCCCGCACAGGGCCGGACGTTGGCGACCCCGCAGGTCGATGCGCCGCCCGCCGCCCCGGACCAGCCGCGCATCGTCGTCTCCCGGACCCGTCCGCCTGCGATCGCTCTGGCCGTTCGCGAGGCGCTGGACGGTGTCCTCGTCGAGATGGGGTCCGCGGGAGCCAAGGTGGCTTCCATCGTGCAGGGCCTGTCCGACGTCTACGTGCATGCCGGCGGTCAGTTCGAGTGGGACTCGGCCGCCCCGGTGGCCGTCGCCCGCGCCGCGGGCCTGCACACGTCGCGCATCGACGGGTCGGCGTTGGCCTACAACCAGCCGGACCCCAAGTTGCCGGATCTGGTGGTCTGCCGCCCGGAGCTGGCGCACGCCGTGCTCGCAGTCACCGGCTGA